AAAGAATGAAAGAATAACTTATCACTGAACTATTGTGTAGATTAAATGAAATACTGCATTTATGGCTTTTCATTCATGTTGGATGAATTTTGTTGCAGTCAGTCCCCTTATATCTTTCAGAAATGGCGCCTCCCAGACATAGAGGAGCTTTCAACTCTGGTTTCCAACTATGTTTGAGCTGTGGAATTCTAATATCCTATCTGGTTAACTACAACATAGAAAAGATCAAAGGAGGGTGGGGATGGCGAGTTTCCCTAGCACTGGCGGCGCTTCCTGCCTCAATTCTGACCATATCAACACCATTCCTTCCAGAGACACCTAACAGTCTTGTTCAGCAAGGTAATCAAGAAAAAGCCAAGAGAATGCTGCAGAAAATTCGAGGCACTGCTGATGTTGAAGCAGAATTCGATGATCTAATAGCGGCAAATAATGCTTCTAAAACCATCAAACACCctttcaagaatatttttcaaagaaaatataggcCGCAACTGGTGATGTCTATAGCAATTCCATTCTTCCAACAAGTAACCGGCATCAATGTTATAGCGTTCTACGCTCCAATACTATTTCGAACAATTGGTTCTGGGGTAAGTGCATCTCTTTTGTCTTCCGTGGTCACCGGTATAGCCGGGTTAAGCATGGTAATCTTGTCGTTGTTGATAGTCGATAAAGTAGGCAGAAGGGCTTTATTCCATATAGGCGGAGTTCTGATGTTCGTCCCACAAATGATAATCGGAGGAATAATGGCAGCAAAATTAGGCGATCAAGGCGGATTGAGCCAGGGATACAGTATTTCAGTTCTAGTGTTGATTTGCTCATACCTTGCTGGTTTTGGACTGTCATGGGGTCCATTGGGGTGGCTAGTTACAAGTGAAATTTTTCCTCTAGAAATAAGGTCAGCTGCCCAAAGTATAACCGTGGCGACGAGTTTTCTCTTTACTTTCATTGTTGCTCAGACATTCCTGGCAATGCTCTGCCATTTCAAGGctagaattttcttcttttttggggTGTGGGTGGTGCTGATGACGGGTTACGTCTATGTTTTGCTGCCGGAGACTAAGGATGTGCCACTTGAAACCATGGATACAATCTGGAGGGAGCATTGGTTCTGGAAGAGATTTGTCGGTGATGGTGCAGAATATGAAGGGAAATAAGATCGAGGGGCCTTGTTAGGTTCCATGatctttcaataaaattgtggCAATTcacatcttttatttttgcaactCGACAAGAATTAGTGTGCTTATATCATAGTCTTGCTCTCTGTTTTTGGTTATATTGTTCGTTTGctattatttctcttttaactAGAAGAAGGAATTCTCTGTACTTTTTTGTCCATTATCCTTTTTGTTGAAGTTTAGTAAACTTGAACTTTTTTCAATCTTCATGTTGATTTCTGGAAAGAATGGATGATTTGATGATATTGACAGtcttatttgttattttgtaaAGAAGATggcatatatctatattttacaACTAGAATCTCCATGTAGATCTCCtttggatttgaatttaaatttgaatttctataaTGAAAATTCGAAGGCTTACGCCTGTAATCTCGAATTAAACTACATAGTCGTGAATTGATATTTGAGGACCTGTAAGTGGATTCGCCACTTGGATCTCcttgattatatatttgaatatttataacgTTAATCGAAGGCTATGCGCTtgtaattccaaattaaacGCTATAAATTGTGGCGCACCATTGACGAATGACTCGACCTCCACCTTGAACACTTTTGAATATTCTTGAACTCTACGTAAAGAGAATTATTTGGCCTTTTTTCCTTACTTTGCTTTTCGTTCTCTATCTCTGTGTTTTGAATGAGGTTCAAGTTTCAAAGAGGTAGAGTTGTGATgtttttgaacaatttttgtattattacttcataacttaatttaaagagataaatacaccatatatttggaatgataTGATCGGTCAACTTGAcgttatctttttaatatttgtaatttttaaagagataaatatcaaatatttatcttgACTTGATTGGAGTATAGATGCAGTTGGCACGATCTAATTGGCTTGAATCTTTGACTGTGAAGCATGGTTTAAAGGCCAAAACACTTGATTCTGACACTTATTGGCTATTGAGTTGATGCTCCAGTTGTAGTGAATTACTGGAAGATCAGAAAGAAAGATCCATGGTCTTTTAAGCGCCGGTATATTGGCTCCAATCAATACATGCTAGAAAGACTTCAATTAGAATCTGATTTTCGGCATCAAAGAGcataatttattcttctttGCGTACAGTTTCTTGTAGCAAAACTGATACTTACAAAGGTGACCATTTGGTTCtagatatttcttttattgtttccATCAAACCCATACTTACAGATGAGCCATGCTTTTCTTGATCTGATATATATCGTTTTGGTCCTCGCGATTTCATATTCAACTTGATATAGGACATTAGCATTTGAAAAATCGGCAAATCTATCCCTTgatccaaattaattaaggctTACCTTGCTGTCATTTTGCCTGCTGCCATTGTTCTTCTTTGCTCCTGGTGCTATTCTTTGCAATGTTAATTACTTGTCCTTTTGCTATAGCATTGATCCTTTGCAACAAGCAATGAAGAACCGGTGCTCTTTAGAAGCTCTATCATACCATGGTGGGCGTGGATCGTTCATTCTCATCTCCCTGAGCCAAGCTGCTAAATGGTCAAACCTCCTGTCTAATATGATTAGTGTACTCAATCCATATTATGTTCATCAGAAGACGAAAAATTTCAATTCTGCATGTTATCTTGTAGGGCGAGCTGCAATGATCGGATTCTTCATGGCCTATGTGGTGGACGCTTTGACAGGGTTTGATGTGGTCGGCCAGATAGGGAATTCCGTTTGCAAGGCTGCCCTTTTTTCGTTACCGTTATTGGACTAGTCCTTTTCCGTAGGAAAGAAGATCTTGAGAATTTACAACAGAAGGCATCCTGGCAAAGTCTAGACGCAGGCAATGCTGTAAAAGAGCCAAGTCATAAAGAGTAACTGATCACTTGAATGTTGCAGATGTTTATGTACATCAAGAATTGAGACAAGCAATAATCATGTTTGCCAAATCGCTCATCATATGACTGGATACTATCATATGGGAACTAATTTGCTGGGAAGTAGGAAAAGTCAAAACTACTCTTTTAATCTCATATAAGGACTTCAgcattgattttatataatttttaaaataattccaaaattaaaaaatttgacacATTTAATGCTCTACaacgaaattttcaaaataatctaaaaattaaataaaattgatacatTTAGTCtcatatctaaatttttactgaaaaaaataaacaaggaCAAATGAAATGCAGTGTGGTATGGAAGCTTGGTTATTCACACAACTATTCTATAGGAATGAAAAGTACAATTTCACCGAAGGAAATTAAATGATTGTAACTAAGATTATAGGGCTTTACCCTGAGTTAGAGGGAGCCCTTCCAGAAATTCTCGAAGGCCTGAGGGGAACCCAGGCCTAAGAGGGGGTTTGGAAATAGTTTTCAACCAGCAATAGACGCGCCTCGGTTAGAACCTCACTAGCTGCGTCATTGCCCCAAGCGCAAAGATGGGTTTGAAACATGATCTTGTCTCGTCTTATATCAATCCAACTGACTGcagtttgataaattttcgATGTGGGACTGTTAGTCCACCAACCACTTTGACAGTGGAGTTTGCCCTTGTCAAAATCCATGAAAAAGGTAAAGGTAAGATCGATAATTAGAATCATTCCCTGCTGGAGACCTCTCCACCAGCAGTCAAACCTTAGCCCAGCGACGCTAAAAAGCTGATTGCATCTTTTACTCGGCTGGTCCACCTTCTAAAAAGGTCCTCTGATTCGTTGGTAGGAATCGCAAAACACATGTCATCAAAATATCGCAGATAGGAAAGGGTGCAAAGCGCACAAAAATGAACGCACAAACGCTAGATTAAACCTTCCACTACATTTTTTCTAAAGCTTTTGAAGGAAGAATTTAGGACTACATTGTTGGGGCCTTCTCCAAACCCTTGAAAACCCAGTGAAGCTATTGGCCCGATCTGGCTATCCTGTCACAATTGTTTTCGGACACAGCTCACTCTTAAGTgcttttattgaattaaattaaattctggATTATCCTGACATATTGTTTAACAAGAAGAGTTTAGACTAAAATTGGGGAGGGGCCGCGCGAACGCAGGCCCCCACTACCACAAATTATGACGTAGGCTCGACCACTTGGGCCGACCTTAGACGGGCGCCCCTCCCTAGTGCAATGGAGGTCGCCAACCTAGGCCATGGGCCTTATTGATCACCCATTGACCCCGTCCAGGTAAGTATGTATCCTTGACTACCTCATTCTCCTCATATTCCCTTCTGGGCCCTAGTTAAGAGCATTCTGTTTCAATGTGGGATATCATTATATGGGTTCCAACCTCAGTAAACAATTGAAGCAATCTATGGCTGAGCTCTTTCAAAAAACTAATGAGTCAGACGTAAGTTTAGCAGTTAATCGGTGTTCTACATTTCTAACCAGCAACGATATGAAAGGAAAAGCATGCTGTGACGGGGCCTAAGAACATTGCTTCGGATCCTCTATTtggatttaatatatatatttcatcttGTATTTCggtttgattaaaattgacaTGGAGCATAGAAATTGCAAGAACAGGGTCGCATCCTAAATTTGAGGGTTTTGTGACAAGAGATGTTAAACATGTTTGTGAAGAAAGTGGACTAGTTTGTTAACCCATATACATTGCTGGTTATGGATTGTCATGGGGTCCGTTAGGATGGTTGTTACGagtgaaaattttccattaGAAATAAGGTCAGCTGCACAGAGTATAAATGTGACGACAAGTTTTCTCTTTACCTTCATTGTTGCTCAAACATTCCTAGCAATGCTGTGCTATTTCAAGgtttagaattttcttcttttttgtgttgtggGTGGCCGTGATGACGGGTTACGTCTATGTTCTGCTGCCGGAGACTAAGGATGTGCCGCTTGAAAAGATGGATACAGTCTGGAAGAGATTTGTTGGTGATGCAAAGAACACGAGGGGGACCTAAGATATAGAGGCCCTATTTGGCTTTGTAGTTTCATCATCTTTGGATGACATTGCGGCagtttaagttttttttattgcaaattatTGCAACTCGTCAAGAATTAGTGTACAAAACTGTTAGGTATGGCTCATATACCAGAAAAACGACAGATGCTGGAGCAGAGCAGAAAGAGCGAGCGGAGCACAATGAGATGATTTTGTAGGCACAATGCCGAACCTCGTTAAATCCTTGTTTCCTTTATTCTTACGATCATTAGTGTTTGTTTCTCaacaaaatgcaataaaatcaggcaataaaaaaatccaaaattttgtCCACTGGTTTGCAGAATATGATCAAGATTAGGATAAACTTATAATCATGTATTTCATGTTATaggggtgaatagcaatttattccatgtgatattaaaatgagcacattactccctataaaaaaaaaaaatatagcaatttacatCCTTGTACTTTCATGTGTTTTCTTGCTGTGATAGGTACGTTTAATTCAGAATCTGAATAAATAGGAAATAATacattttgcatattttatatatcaacctcaaattcaaatcacaATTGAGTGAGAagtatctaaattttaaataaaaatttccaaTCGACAGTAGCCTAAATGTAGATATCAAATAATTCTCTTTTCTGATAAgttaaacttttaaatgatgtggtcatttaatataatataagaattaGACCAAATGAAAGATCTTAAATTCGAATTTtcaactatttattaaaaaaaaataggtttcATTTAGTAATTGTCCAATTCATTTTATGAAAGTAATAAAGCAGAACGCCTGGATTTTTGTAAGATTACTGAACTTTCTTCTGACATtgcatttgattcttttatatttattgcattAAGCTCGTtccacttttcattttattatttctacaATTATTATACTAAGTTTGGTttgcaattattatttgtcCGTCTTAGTTTTATTCTggtgtatataattttcattttatttgttaatatcgTTGAAATATTCCAACCAGTATCTCAGACAATTTTATCCATAGTATAGGATTTAGTGGAGTCAAATGctgcaaaaaaataatgttattagCAACAACACAAATTCCACGCAAAATAGTGGAATCTGTTGCtaatttacattataaataaattttaacaagaaaaatatttacttagtAATTAACTCGTCGCTAATTTTAACATCaacttttatgttttcttgttttgctaaaaattttactaacgAAAACATTTGTTTGTAACTTGGGGGgaaaacttttcaaattgGTTGCCAAAGCCAgttatgaaattttacaaCATTATATTTCTTGCTTAAATTTGTGCAAACTCAAATGTTAGTCGGGTCTATCGACTTTCTTATTCtcgattaaattaatttggggtcaaatatttttataaattgctGGTTTATTTTGAATGTATCTGcattaataaatacattttcaattCTCAATAAAGGTGCGTAGTTTCTTTgtcatataaaatttgataaattataattttgataacaCTATACATTTTCAGAAacttttactttattaaaaaaaaatgtattagatgcataataataatttacatcTTTATAAATGGTCATGCCCTAACTTAGAGGTCCGTTAGACACGAGATTTACTTTCGAATCAATAGAGTGCATCATGAAATTCAATGATGAACAATTAATCCCAAAAGATATCCAAAGtttatataatacttattttaacaattctgtagccaaaatttatataatagttGTTTTATGATCAGTCCAAGATTCCGtcctaaatatttttgaatcacTCAAAATACCAACTGAATCATTACTTTCTACTTCACtttgattaatataagttGCTTTTTTCCATTTGTTGACGAAAACGTGACTGGGAAACCATTAAAGGGGATGATTTTATCTTAAAGACTGATTAAGCAACTTGTTCAAGCTTTTCAAACTGTTTAATATTGATCAGTGCTAGCTaataattaatgcaattttggCTCTTTAGTTTctttaagggataattacactccccttttatagatttggtgtaattacatgtaaccTTATgcggtttgaaaaattatatcaaacattTTTGAGATTTGCTTTCGTCTTACAAATAAGAACTATCgttgtcaaaattcatcaaatttggtgatattaacaaaaagctgaatgaaaattgttatatacactcgattaatttattactgatttatttcAGGTCAAAATgtccttataacggtgaaaatatatatacctcctcacatacattaatgcgtgaagacgtatgagggtaatttgataataaaaatatttatgtaatgtgcaataaatcagtaataagtcaatcgaaggtAAACAtagattcttttttcaaaattttttgttaacatcagcaaattcgatggattttgactaacaaaaagCGTacttgttagatggaagcaaacctcatggatattagatgtaatttctcaaatcacagaaggtttacgtgtaattacaccaaatctcaaaaaataaaaatttaattatctcGTTCTTTAACAATACCTTGGCGCTTTTGCACTTTTTTCCAAATTGTTGCGCTCAATGCAGAAATTCTCTTTTGTTTGCTTTCAGATACCATTTATATTACTTGTTAAAATAGTTTATTTGATGCCTTTAAATTGCACCACGGCTGTCGTTAAAGTATTaggtaatatattttttggacgCAT
This region of Sesamum indicum cultivar Zhongzhi No. 13 linkage group LG4, S_indicum_v1.0, whole genome shotgun sequence genomic DNA includes:
- the LOC105160634 gene encoding hexose carrier protein HEX6-like, whose amino-acid sequence is MGEAVQYNGKITRFVLLSCVIAATGSGLMFGYGTGVTGGVASMGSFLEKFFPGIYRKMNGKKEVNIYCKFDSQLLTFFTSSLFISGLVATFLASPVTRAWGRKASILIGGAAFIAGSALGGAAENIYMLIFSRLLLGIGFGFTNQSVPLYLSEMAPPRHRGAFNSGFQLCLSCGILISYLVNYNIEKIKGGWGWRVSLALAALPASILTISTPFLPETPNSLVQQGNQEKAKRMLQKIRGTADVEAEFDDLIAANNASKTIKHPFKNIFQRKYRPQLVMSIAIPFFQQVTGINVIAFYAPILFRTIGSGVSASLLSSVVTGIAGLSMVILSLLIVDKVGRRALFHIGGVLMFVPQMIIGGIMAAKLGDQGGLSQGYSISVLVLICSYLAGFGLSWGPLGWLVTSEIFPLEIRSAAQSITVATSFLFTFIVAQTFLAMLCHFKARIFFFFGVWVVLMTGYVYVLLPETKDVPLETMDTIWREHWFWKRFVGDGAEYEGK